One window from the genome of Acidobacteriota bacterium encodes:
- a CDS encoding ribonuclease D, with translation MMERVRSAPRLAIDMEADSLYHYFEKVCLIQISSDRDTFILDPLALDEIAQLGPIIADPGVEKVFHASGYDTFCLRRDYGFAFANLFDTHIAAQLAGYEFLGLGALMERILGIYHSKRRQRDDWSRRPLVDEQLEYAAMDTHHLLRLRDVLEEELKGMGRLGWAQEEFAAAAANEKPEKEFDTEAFRRIKGYRDLQPREQVALRALFLLRDDAARRLDVPAFKVINNSVLVDLARRPPKAAQELFGRPGVSYRVARRFGPAIIDTLAAAREQAPSILALPPRIGGKPPSRAAKQRFERLKQWRVGKAAELKLNVGVVFPANLLEALAAEPPADLDAFRGIPGMRQWRVTEFGADILRVLHEGNGEPATLVAPE, from the coding sequence CGACATGGAGGCCGACAGCCTCTACCACTACTTCGAGAAGGTGTGCCTGATCCAGATCTCCTCGGACCGGGATACTTTCATCCTCGATCCGCTGGCGCTCGATGAGATCGCGCAACTGGGCCCCATCATCGCCGACCCGGGGGTGGAGAAGGTGTTCCACGCCTCGGGGTACGACACCTTCTGCCTCCGGCGCGATTACGGCTTCGCGTTCGCCAATCTCTTCGACACCCATATCGCCGCGCAGCTCGCGGGGTACGAGTTCCTCGGCCTGGGCGCCCTGATGGAGAGGATCCTGGGGATTTACCACTCCAAGCGGAGGCAGCGCGACGACTGGTCGCGGCGCCCGTTGGTGGACGAGCAACTCGAGTACGCGGCCATGGACACCCACCACCTCCTCCGGCTGCGCGACGTCCTCGAGGAGGAGCTGAAGGGGATGGGGCGCCTCGGGTGGGCGCAGGAGGAGTTCGCGGCCGCCGCCGCCAACGAGAAGCCCGAAAAGGAATTCGACACCGAGGCGTTTCGCCGGATCAAGGGGTATCGCGACCTCCAGCCGCGGGAGCAGGTGGCCCTGCGCGCGCTCTTCCTGCTGCGCGACGATGCCGCGCGCCGGCTCGACGTCCCCGCGTTCAAGGTGATCAACAACTCCGTGCTGGTGGACCTGGCGCGCCGTCCGCCCAAAGCCGCGCAGGAACTGTTCGGCCGCCCCGGAGTCTCCTACCGGGTCGCCCGCCGCTTCGGGCCGGCCATCATCGACACCCTGGCCGCCGCGCGTGAACAGGCTCCTTCCATTCTGGCGCTTCCCCCGCGTATCGGAGGCAAGCCCCCCAGCCGCGCCGCCAAACAGCGTTTCGAACGGCTCAAGCAGTGGCGGGTCGGGAAGGCGGCGGAGCTCAAGCTGAACGTGGGGGTCGTTTTTCCCGCCAACCTGCTGGAGGCCCTGGCCGCGGAGCCTCCCGCCGACCTGGACGCGTTTCGCGGCATTCCCGGAATGCGGCAGTGGCGCGTCACCGAGTTCGGCGCCGATATCCTCCGCGTGCTCCACGAAGGGAACGGGGAGCCGGCGACCTTGGTTGCGCCGGAATAG
- a CDS encoding HAMP domain-containing histidine kinase, with protein MITNIRLKTRWLYHPVTVFLLLQALWVLVMVVWIRWYIERNAQLREMAERLRTQMEVEGMGWGPMLEGALLLTLILAGATVIFIFWIKQRRLNEMQRAFVSNVTHELKSPVASIQLALETLALREMPEEKKREYIAMMLGDTERLTTLIDRILGAARIGKRPGRYRMEPVSIRRFIEDLLEEDRHLYEKEGRRIEFDKGRDVHAVIDRSAMRVVLGNLLENAARYSPPDARVRIRVHREMRSCRIDVVDGGNGIPGKDLKNVFKMFWRGSEEETRHPRGTGLGLYIVRNIVKNHGGGVWASSPGIGRGATFSVRLPRVRKYWSLTARRPRGPGAEDEV; from the coding sequence ATGATCACGAATATCCGCCTGAAGACCCGCTGGCTCTATCACCCCGTCACCGTCTTCCTGTTGCTGCAGGCCCTCTGGGTCCTGGTGATGGTGGTCTGGATCCGGTGGTACATCGAGAGGAACGCCCAGCTGCGCGAGATGGCGGAGCGGCTCCGGACCCAGATGGAGGTCGAGGGGATGGGGTGGGGGCCGATGCTCGAGGGGGCCCTGCTCCTCACGCTGATCCTCGCCGGCGCGACCGTGATCTTCATCTTCTGGATCAAGCAGCGCCGGCTCAACGAGATGCAGCGCGCGTTCGTATCCAACGTCACCCACGAGCTCAAGTCCCCCGTCGCCTCCATCCAACTGGCGCTCGAAACGCTCGCCCTCAGGGAAATGCCCGAGGAGAAGAAGCGGGAGTATATCGCCATGATGCTGGGGGACACCGAGCGGCTGACGACCCTGATCGACCGGATCCTGGGGGCGGCGCGGATCGGGAAAAGGCCGGGCCGCTATCGGATGGAGCCGGTCAGCATCCGGCGCTTCATCGAGGATCTCCTGGAGGAGGACCGCCACCTGTACGAGAAGGAGGGGCGCAGGATAGAGTTCGACAAGGGGCGCGACGTGCACGCGGTCATCGACCGGTCGGCCATGCGCGTGGTCCTCGGCAACCTGCTGGAGAACGCCGCCCGCTACTCCCCTCCCGATGCCCGGGTCCGGATCCGGGTGCACCGGGAAATGCGCAGCTGCCGCATCGACGTCGTCGACGGGGGGAACGGGATCCCGGGCAAGGATCTCAAAAACGTGTTCAAGATGTTCTGGCGCGGCTCGGAGGAGGAGACGCGGCACCCGCGCGGGACCGGGCTCGGCCTCTACATCGTGCGCAATATCGTCAAGAACCACGGCGGCGGGGTCTGGGCCTCGAGCCCCGGCATCGGCCGCGGGGCCACCTTCAGCGTGCGCCTCCCGCGGGTCCGGAAATACTGGAGCCTGACGGCGCGGCGCCCCCGCGGACCGGGAGCGGAGGACGAGGTCTGA
- a CDS encoding response regulator transcription factor, which yields MTKKERAPRILLVEDEVHIARPLEFNLEQEGYEVSATGSGREALARYERRPFDLIILDIMLEDLDGFEVARRIRQSDPKVPVIMLTARAAPEDRVRGLELRADDYVVKPFHLRELLLRVRRMLERAAWYDGEGGTALKTTVGDWPVDLEELRGEGPRGGVQLTALEARLLRTLISAPNRVFSRRELLEKVWDYHSGVETRTVDNFIVRLRKHFEEEPEQPRHFVSLRGRGYKYVP from the coding sequence ATGACGAAAAAGGAGCGCGCTCCCCGGATCCTGCTGGTGGAAGACGAGGTGCACATCGCCCGGCCGCTCGAATTCAACCTCGAGCAGGAGGGGTACGAGGTGAGCGCCACCGGAAGCGGGCGCGAGGCGCTCGCCCGGTACGAGCGCCGGCCGTTCGACCTGATCATCCTGGACATCATGCTAGAGGACCTGGACGGGTTCGAGGTCGCGCGCCGGATCCGGCAGAGCGATCCGAAGGTCCCCGTGATCATGCTCACCGCGCGGGCGGCGCCCGAGGACCGGGTCCGCGGGCTGGAACTGCGCGCCGACGACTATGTGGTCAAGCCCTTTCACCTGCGCGAACTGCTGCTGCGCGTCAGGCGGATGCTGGAGCGCGCCGCGTGGTACGACGGCGAGGGGGGCACGGCGCTGAAGACGACCGTGGGGGACTGGCCGGTGGATCTCGAGGAGCTCCGCGGGGAGGGGCCGCGGGGAGGGGTTCAGCTGACGGCGCTCGAGGCCCGGCTGCTCCGGACGCTGATCTCGGCCCCCAACCGGGTGTTCTCGCGCCGCGAGCTGCTCGAAAAGGTGTGGGACTATCATTCCGGGGTGGAGACCCGCACCGTTGACAACTTCATCGTCCGGTTGCGCAAGCATTTCGAGGAGGAGCCGGAGCAGCCGCGCCATTTCGTCAGCCTGCGCGGCCGGGGTTATAAGTACGTCCCCTGA